The nucleotide sequence GGGCCCCAGTCCACCTTcctgggatcatgtagtaatttttattgtcagaaggagGTTGCGGTGCTgtgaagtttgagaatctctgcagtagattaatgctttgaattccattcatcaatgtggtttgctgcagaactaaaatagaactcaaaacacaatgccacctctgagtttaagaaaagaATACATCTCTAattcccaaataaaacttttcatttaaataaacagtttactgttgtagacttagaactattagtttataaatatttacatttaataattgggccacgccatttgcagcgcatacactcaactttatcctttttcttgtttttttttaacttgtgttctgaaatgtattctgatacagattttcattttctttccattttagtgtgtcaaatctttaaattGTTATCTGCTAAGAGTTGAAATGTGTACATGGTGgatgtgagattcatcagtacgttcAGATGCGCGTGCACTTCAGAGCTTGGGCAcatgcctgtttgtttgttgtgtgtattttctagactaatacatagccttacttcaacaggccgCTTTGCATATACAGACAGACTAATGTAGTATCATAATACATAagctcatgcaatgtattgtattttcctaataaaacaagttattttttatatatttgaatgatataaaaatagggtaaaaatcggtttaaactgaaaatgaaggggcttaaCTATACCTAGGCCCAAACTAGGCATATCTTGCCTGCAGAGCCCATTCCAGAAAATGTGCTCAGAGCATGCTAACTCCCCATAAGATgacttgggggcagggagaaggaggagggatgagttccttataacctttagctcaGTTGTTAGGGCACTTACCAGGGATGAGGGAGCTCCTGGTTCACTTCCcgcctctgcctgatgtggagaagggatatGAAAGTGGGTTTTGTTTATAATACTTGGGCCTATAAATTTACCCTAATTTGTAAATTCAACCTTGAAAAGTAAGTGGAAGTTCATAAATAGTCACAATATCCCAAAACAACAAATGTTGCTggcaaaaggaaaacagaaaagctATATTAGTACAAATAAAAAGACCTGtcaccggccaatgggagctgcagagccagcgctcTTGGTGGAgacagcgcacagagctgcctggccatgcctccatctaggaactgagggagggggacgTTGCCGCTGCCAGGGAGGCGCAGAGCCAGgtgggagcctgccagccccaccaactcCCAGTACCATTGTTTACCATCTAATGGTGTCACCATCATTGCACATCTGACTCCCTAAAGAGGTACACTTACTTACTACTTCTAGTGTTCCCCTGTCTACTCTGATTACTGCTTTTGGGACGCTGATAACCACATATTTTGTTTTACCATTGTTGATAAACAAACCAAATTGTTTTGCTGTTCTACCAAAAGCTGGGTCTTTACTTCCAACTAAGCAGGAAAATTTCATCAGCAAAAGTGAAGTAATCTAATTGGGCTTTATCATTTGTCCATAAAATTCCTCAGTGCCTTCTGCAGTTATTTTCCTATGAAATAGTCAATGACCAGCACAAAGAATAGTGGGGACATAATACAACCTTGACTTACTCCAGTTGTTACCGGAAACCATTGGATGATGTTGCCACCATCGCTGATTGTACATGTGATATTATCACATAGATTCTTGattattctaattatttttaCTAGTATTCCATAGTATGTCATAGATGTCCAAAGACTCTCCCTGTGTATGCTGTCAAAACCCTTCTGGAAATCTATAACATTTATCACAAAAGGTGCTTTCCATGCCACACTTGGTTCTATAATATGCCTGAGAGCAACAGAGTCTGCACATGATGTCAGTGGTCTAAAACCTTCTCCTATCTTTCTAAGTAGGAGACCTGTTAGTTTCTTAATACATTCCAGGATGATGTTGCAAGTGATTTTCCCAGGCACTGAGAGTAATGTGGTTCTCTTCAATTATTGCAGTTGGTAAGGTTACCCATCTTTGGCAATTTTACTGGTAAGGCCTCTCTTCCCcaggttggatttttttcttcattccaCATTCTGTCCAAAATCACAAGGAAAGTCTGAAGGGTTATTTTGTCACTTGCTTTAAGTATCTctccaggaatcagagtagcagctgtgttagcgatagtcacataaacaccaccctatgacctactgaccgctattcctacctacatgcctccagctttcatccagaccacaccacatgatccattgtctatagccaagctctacgatacaactgcatttgctctaacccctcagacagagacaaacacctacaagatctctatcaagcattcttacaactacaatacctacctgctgaagtgaagaaacagagtgacagaaccagaagagtacccagaagtcacctactacaggacaggcccaacaaagaaaataacaacgctactagccatcaccttcagtcccccaactaaaacctctccaatgcatcatcaaggatctacaacctatcctgaaggacaacccatcactctcacagatcttcggagacaggccagtccttgcttacagacagcccccattctttctctacgtaaaagaataaatggacacaaagcagacgtcaagaattataacattcaaaaaccagttggagaacacttcaatctctttggtcacttgattacagacctaaaagttgcaatttcttcaacaaaaaaacttcaaaaacagactccaacgagagactactgaattggaattaatttgcaaactggatacaattaacttaggcttgaatagagaacgggagtggatgggtcattacacaaagtaaaactattccccctcccaccctcgttcctcagacgttcttgttaactgctggaaatggcccaccttgattatcactacagaaagtcaccctcccctcctcttcccgctggtaatagctcaccttaagtgatcactctggttacagtgtgtatggtaacacccattgtttcatgttctctatgtatataaatctccacaccttattttccactgaatgcatccgatgaagtgagctgtagctcatgaaagcttatgctcaaataaaattgttagtctctaaggtgccacaagtactccttttcttctccagaaaTGTTATTCTCTCCAGCTGCTCTCCCAGTTTTAAGCTTACTGATGTGTTTGCTAACTTTTATTGTAATATCTCCTAAATCAGTATAATGCTCTGGTGGTAAGTCTTCATCATGTATTTCTAGTAGTTTGCTTGGGCTTGGTCTATTTCAAATAGCCTCAAAATGTTCTGcccatgttttccttttttcttcttatATACTAAGAGTTTTTCCATTTATGTCTTGAACAAAGCCTTCAGTACTGCTAGAATTTCCTGTTTGATTGTCTTGTACAAGGTTGTAGGTCAGCTTTTGGCCAGCATCTTGAACCTCTTGATATTTTCTATCAGTCTATGGCCTTTTAACCCTTCCAGCACTCCTTATTTCCTCTGGGTAGAACTTTACATTCTTTTTGCCATTTGCTTGTCTCTAAACATGTCTTAGCATTCACATGTTTTTGCTTTCTGTTCCTTTGTGTCACTTACAAATATATAATACAAACCCTGGCCCATACAATTTACAATTTAGGCTGTATAAAATGTGGCATGATGCAGCAAGAGATTAAATTTTGGCaatggaaagggagagagatttaCACATAAATATAAGTATTCTCCTTAATTAATACTTGACAAGTTTCCTACATGGCATGGATTATGCCAGGGCGTATTCTTCTGCAAACTATTTCCTTTGATGGGGCAAATAATTTTTCCCCAGTTTCTATACACAAAATTATGTAGAAAAACCTGTTTTATTTtcgcaaaacaaataaaaataattggcgTGATGTATGAACATGGCTCTACTcctcacaacaacaacaaaataaattttaaaaaatctaattttcattTAAACCTTTCTTTCAGACTTCAGGTACCAAATGTTTAGGTTTCAAAGTTGGATAAGCACAGGCGACATAAGTAATGTACTGGATTTTCACCCAATTTATACAGTATACAATATATAACTATTAGGATGAAattatgaaattatttaaaataatccatAAAGGATTGCACTTTTCCCTTATTCACTAAAATTTAAAGCATCAATTGATTTCTTTCTTAAAGATGATTTGTGCACAATAGTACAGgcataaaataaaaagagagaaagcaggcattttaaaaaagggggaatcTGCCTTCTTTACGTAGACCAGAAGGTGGTGCTCACCCTCCATGGCTAGTGCATGTTACATGAGTAAAGAATTACTGTATAAAGAGACCAACATGAATGGAATGTGACTCAGAGGTACTAAGTTTAATCGGGAGTCAAGACTCTTTGTAgcaattttgtcaaaatatttgcactgattCTTTAAATGACTTGTGATAACTATTTCAATGCATTTGAAACCTTTTCATCTGCTTTGGAAATGGTCAGCAAAAAACAAAGGGGCTCTTTGTATTTTCTGTAACCTGATGAAAGGCTTTGAAGAACTCTTACCACCCCAAATCTTCTGGACAGGGAATATTCTTAAATCCCTTGTTGGGTTCTCTTGTTTGCCAATAGGGCTTTTACATTTAAATCTGTGGCTGCATTTGCAacttttaggcctggtctatgccaCATAATTTTACAGCTAATAAACATGTTTGCTAACACATCTTAACTAACTTGTTGACCACGATTTGTCCTGATCTACCATATTCAGCATCAAGTCATGTAACATGATTGTTGGCAGCTGCTGTTTTCAGATACAGTATAATCTTATAGTTTATGCCAGGCCCCAGAAAGAGGGTGAAAAGTAATTGATCTAGGATTCCCTATTCATATGCAGAAACTTTTAATGTACCCTTGGCATATGAGGCCAATGTTATATAATAAAGGGAGGCCCAATTCTTCACATGAGCATCAATGTGAAAGTTCTAGGGACCAAGCTTTAACTTTGCAGTTGATCTTTTGAACGATAAACATTTCAGTATGAACCCAATGAGTGGGCATCTCTAGTAAAAACATTTAGAACTAGGTGACTAATAAGCCCCAAGCACTGGTCAGAGGAAATGCCTGGTAGAAATGCCAAATTAAATCACAGGTAGTTAATCCTTGAAGAAGGAAAcaatttaatttgcatttttaaaagcaggtgtGATTTTCTAttcttctccctttctcctgCCTCGCAAGAAACCCCCACATCCTtggcaatggaaagactcctgttttGACAGTACATGAGTGAGAAACATTAGTTTGGGTCTACTAATATATTTGTCACCCCATAATTCAAAAGTGTCCAAGAAACACAGTGCCTTGCTTTCTAAGGGGCTATGTTGTAATCCTTAATGCTCCTGCCAGTTTTTTTCTTAACTTCCTAagacctcctccctcccccccccccaaaaaaaaaagaaaagaaaaattgacCTTACAGCAGCATGCATTACTGCCTGTTTACAACCTCAGCTGGACTCAAGCTTTAGGTGGAAAAATCAGctttgagggggagggaggaaccttCCAGTGTTTGAGTGTGTTAGCTTGTTACTGTGAGAAAAAGAGACCGAAAACCTCAAAACAGATTAAAATCCTGGGGCCTGATTTGGGTTTGAGAAAATTCATCTGCAAGAATGATTTTAGGGGCATTGAGATATGTTGACTTGTGTAAATGAAGttaaggtatttttttttaatttaaatactttCTTGTGAGGTTAATCATTCACtgtgcaaaattagaacaaactGCATGCAGCCCTACTGTTGCTGAGCCAGTAGCAGGGTTTCTCCATAGGAGGCATTGAATGTTTGCTACAGTTCTAGAGACTTTTAATCACTGGTTTGACCGAGAGGTGGGTGTAGTGTGAGAAGCAGTAGATTagctctcctcccccacttcacCCTATTCTGAATCCAGATTTTCAATGCAATACTTGTGTTCTTATTGCATTGACCCCTCACAAAGGGTTGCACTATTGATTGGTCAGGGCAGCTTCTGTATTAAGAGATCAGAGCTGGCTTTCTCCCCAGCTTCAGAGGATGGATTTGGTGTCAAGGTCAAGGAAAGGCAGCTGATGCAGACTGTGTGGTGCCACCCACACATCTGTTCACTATGATGAAAGTGTTACTGGCCTCAGGTGGAGGTGCCTTTTCATGGAAGAGTCTTCACAGTGCACAAATCTCAACTCGACCCACCAGGCCTAAGGTAATTCCTTCTGTAGAACAGTCCTTACCCAGACCATTATCAGAGTTCCCCTCATTCCACTGCAAATAACTCCATTCAGTTATAGGATTCTGAAGTTGACTACAATACCAGGAGGTTCAAGTAAAtacacccccaccctccctcttaTATTATGacaacaaaataaatcaaatgaagACAGGTAACTTACAGTGGACAAGTACAGTACAACAAATGCCCTTGAGTAGTACTAGAGTGTATACATAAGAAATACCAAATCacactttgcttttaaaaatgttgagtcTCATTACAGGCTTAATTTCTCTCTGGAGAAAGAGTTAATGCTAGGACCAGCCAAAGTTTAATCAGTAACACAGCAGTGATTTAGTTCAATTCTCAATAGTCATATGGAGAAGCTGCTGCAACTGATTAGAAAATCCATTTCATTGAGCTATTGCATGGAAGCATGTAAATTCCAGTGTGGAAAGGTAAGTCACTTCATTATTCCAAATCACATGTTAATGCATCACCAACTTTTGCATTCAAAGTCTTTTGCAGAAATTAAGTGGTTGGGAGACTAATAGCCAGCCACAGCCCTTAATTCTGTGTAATTATTCTAAAAGCAAGTGACCAGATCTTGGGCAGCACTACTGGAGAACTGAAAGTGAGTCATCAACAAGAGGGGGGGATCAAACACCAAGGGAATTTCTTAGGACTAACTACTTTTGTGTATATTTCCAAACTGTTCCCCAATAGCATCGGTTCTGTAATAATTCACAACTCTGGCAATTTCTTATTTGCTGTTTATAAGATGATTTGCTAGAAGTTTGGAACATACATTTAAATAAGATTTAGTCAAAttacaaatagtaatttatagtaattttattatttatgttcTACACATATTTGAACTGTTACTTTGTAAAATTATAACACCCGGCTGTCCCCAGCAAACAGTTGGTCCCCCAGAATAAAGCAGGAAATCAGTTCAATAAACACACTCgatttattttgtataaaaagGGTTAAGTTTACAACTAAACTTTTATAAAAAGTTTAGCATGATTAAGTACATCATTACACTTTTTGCAGAAATGTACATTTCTGCCACTATACAAGAAAACTCTGATTAAAGAGTTCACAAGGTTTCACtctcattcatatatatatatatatatttatttatatatatatatatatatttatatataaatatatacacagtatTCAATCCTAGGCTTGCATCAAAAGGTCATTTCTGACCATGGACTTCCCTAAGAAACTGAACACTGGATCCTCCTGGTACTCACGCTCCACCTTTGGAAAAAAAGGCAAAGTCTGCTTTAAAATGGGCAATTCCTTGTGAGTTTTTATGTTTCACTCCCCATGCTGGGAATAGTATATAAAGGACACCTTCCAACTAGGGAAAGGGCATTTAAAGTCTCTTCATAAATAGCTAAGATCAGTCcaagttggggagggggggagagatctCAGTTTCTTTCTTCTCTATTAGTTTTAAAAGGTCCATTTAATTAGATGTAGATTCCCCCTCCAGATACAGCTGAAAAATAAGTTCagcacctcaaaaaaaaaaatcctgtagacATTTtcttgtgggggaaaaaagtcagCAAACACCTGCAAAAGATTGAGAAGAGGAATATTTAGGAGAATGCTAACAGGGCAGAGATCCGGACAGACTGGCGCCAGAGAGGAAGCCACAGTTTGAACATTTAACCAAACACTCAAAGATTGGGCAAACCCTGGCGTCCAgatgcaaaacacacacacgcacccccctCAAAAGcacaaattaaacattaaaataacataCGTTCAGCAAGAGGGGCAGAAAGAGGATTCTCAGTCCAAACTCTATTTGGATCTCTGTAACTGCACTGCTCAGAGGCGCCAGTCTGCCTCTTACAGCAATTATTTGATTAAAAGCAGACACTTATTTAACTGATAGTGCTGACAATCCCACATCACAAAATTTAATGGATTATGCTAAAATCTTCAACTAAATCAGTCACTTCATCTGAAGGTTAGGGTTTTAGGAACAGATAATCACAGAATTTACATTTTGTGGTGATATATTTAAGTACAAAAGGATAGTATcggggcaaacaaacaatctaTACTACTTATTTGCAAGGCACAAATACACTTTCAGTTGGGCTATCCCCAAATGAATTACTAGTGCAATTGTTATGGGTTGATTACTGGTTATAAAGGCATCCTCCGATAAACCTGTtacttttattataaattaaaaagtgTCTTAAATCCAAACCCATACACACATTTTCCTCcccaaaataaattgtattttgcaTTATATTTATTCTTTGAAAACGAACAGCCACAAACACTCACCATTGAATTTAGCCACAAAGTGCTTTGCTGTCATTTGACATTAATTCCGAAGGGAATTCAGATGcctgcaaagaagaaaaataaaaacaatgcagtGTTAAATATCTTAACAGcacaacaaaaaatacaaaatactctGGATCATGAAGCTCACTCCATATGACATGTCACAATTAGATTCACGACAACCAACATTACTAGGGCTGCCTAGGAATTGGGGTATTTTCATCTATTTCAATCTAAAATGATTAGTATTAGTTACAAAAAAAACATGTAACAGTTTCTCATGCCAGTCACCCCCTATCATAAAAGATATATCACGCTTGTACTGACTTTCTAACAGCAACGTCCATTATCACTATTAAGGTCCAATCTCAGACACTGCATATAGGCCAGGAAGACAGCcaacaaggagggagaaaagccAGCCAGGGCTAAcgagacaaagtaggtgaggtaatatcttttactggaccaacttctgttgctcagAGATACAAGccttcaagcttacacagagctcttcttcagaccaaCACaggtacaacaacactgcatacagccaCGGCTAAGACATTTACCTGTAATGACAAGATGCTGATGTCTGTGTTTAAGGTGGTCAGAGGAGTTCTGGAGGAAGGATTTGGTCCTGGTCTCTGGTGATGGAGACTGACAATACTGGGATGTGAGTCTAAAGCAATCTGCAGGTCCAGGATGTAGTCAATAACGTGCTGCAGAATTTCCATCTTGCTCACTTTCTTGTTCTGAGGGATGCTGGGCACTAGCTCTTTCAGTTTGGAATAGCAGTCGTTCATGTTGTATAGCAAACTCATAGGATCA is from Dermochelys coriacea isolate rDerCor1 chromosome 3, rDerCor1.pri.v4, whole genome shotgun sequence and encodes:
- the ID2 gene encoding DNA-binding protein inhibitor ID-2, which translates into the protein MKAFSPVRSVRKNSLSEHTLGISRSKTPVDDPMSLLYNMNDCYSKLKELVPSIPQNKKVSKMEILQHVIDYILDLQIALDSHPSIVSLHHQRPGPNPSSRTPLTTLNTDISILSLQASEFPSELMSNDSKALCG